In Carassius gibelio isolate Cgi1373 ecotype wild population from Czech Republic chromosome B13, carGib1.2-hapl.c, whole genome shotgun sequence, one genomic interval encodes:
- the LOC127970681 gene encoding ribonuclease T2 isoform X2 — MFLANSLCPSSVEKNCTTNVSFWTLHGLWPDSGMMCNTSWHFNASLIEDLIPEMKKYWPDLLKPSSPEFWEYEWTKHGTCAAKADSLNSQHKYFSKALELYKKFNLTNVLESNRIVPSEQQHYTLDEVETAITSFYNVKTKIQCVHPVKGDQVQILGQIEICVDRDFQLIDCQKSIEEICSNDIPAVSVSGQSELRVCDHSTPVYYPPVPSRS, encoded by the exons ATGTTTCTGGCCAACAGCCTCTGCCCATCCTCG GTGGAAAAAAATTGTACAACAAATGTAAGCTTTTGGACTCTTCACGGATTATG GCCTGACTCTGGCATGATGTGCAATACATCCTGGCATTTTAATGCCAGTTTGATTGAG GACTTGATACCAGAGATGAAAAAATATTGGCCAGATCTATTAAAACCTTCCTCCCCCGAATTCTG GGAATATGAATGGACAAAGCATGGAACCTGTGCTGCAAAAGCAGACTCTCTGAACAGTCAACATAAATACTTCAGCAAAGCTCTTGAGCTGTACAAGAAGTTTAACCTTACTAA tgttttagaGAGCAACAGAATCGTGCCCTCTGAGCAGCAGCACTACACA ctggaTGAGGTGGAGACAGCCATTACTAGCTTCTACAATGTGAAGACAAAGATTCAGTGTGTCCATCCAGTAAAG GGAGACCAGGTTCAGATTTTGGGTCAAATAGAGATCTGCGTTGACAGGGATTTCCAGCTGATCGACTGCCAAAAGTCAATTGAAGAAATCTGCAGCAATGACATCCCAGCAGTGTCTGTCAGCGGCCAGTCAGAGCTCAGGGTGTGTGATCACTCCACGCCGGTCTATTACCCCCCAGTGCCCAGCAGATCATAG
- the LOC127970681 gene encoding ribonuclease T2 isoform X1: protein MRFIAVAVIFCAGCFWPTASAHPRKEWTKLILTHQWPETFCSVEKNCTTNVSFWTLHGLWPDSGMMCNTSWHFNASLIEDLIPEMKKYWPDLLKPSSPEFWEYEWTKHGTCAAKADSLNSQHKYFSKALELYKKFNLTNVLESNRIVPSEQQHYTLDEVETAITSFYNVKTKIQCVHPVKGDQVQILGQIEICVDRDFQLIDCQKSIEEICSNDIPAVSVSGQSELRVCDHSTPVYYPPVPSRS, encoded by the exons ATGAGATTCATTGCAGTTGCTGTCATTTTCTGTGCTGGATGTTTCTGGCCAACAGCCTCTGCCCATCCTCG GAAAGAATGGACAAAACTCATCCTGACCCATCAATGGCCAGAGACATTTTGcagt GTGGAAAAAAATTGTACAACAAATGTAAGCTTTTGGACTCTTCACGGATTATG GCCTGACTCTGGCATGATGTGCAATACATCCTGGCATTTTAATGCCAGTTTGATTGAG GACTTGATACCAGAGATGAAAAAATATTGGCCAGATCTATTAAAACCTTCCTCCCCCGAATTCTG GGAATATGAATGGACAAAGCATGGAACCTGTGCTGCAAAAGCAGACTCTCTGAACAGTCAACATAAATACTTCAGCAAAGCTCTTGAGCTGTACAAGAAGTTTAACCTTACTAA tgttttagaGAGCAACAGAATCGTGCCCTCTGAGCAGCAGCACTACACA ctggaTGAGGTGGAGACAGCCATTACTAGCTTCTACAATGTGAAGACAAAGATTCAGTGTGTCCATCCAGTAAAG GGAGACCAGGTTCAGATTTTGGGTCAAATAGAGATCTGCGTTGACAGGGATTTCCAGCTGATCGACTGCCAAAAGTCAATTGAAGAAATCTGCAGCAATGACATCCCAGCAGTGTCTGTCAGCGGCCAGTCAGAGCTCAGGGTGTGTGATCACTCCACGCCGGTCTATTACCCCCCAGTGCCCAGCAGATCATAG